The following coding sequences lie in one Arachis hypogaea cultivar Tifrunner chromosome 4, arahy.Tifrunner.gnm2.J5K5, whole genome shotgun sequence genomic window:
- the LOC112744860 gene encoding pentatricopeptide repeat-containing protein At3g12770-like — translation MVSQFQQSSCVIATNYQKFKSFEIPKCLFFLNFLKHFCSSPALAFEEPCVKIDPSFNSDSFYASLIDNSTHRNQLNQIHCQLYVSGLQHKGFLMTKLVNGSSNIGEVCYARKVFDEFCHPDVFMWNAIIRSYSRSNMFRESLEMYSRMRSAGVHPDCYTFPYVLKACTELSDFGLSRLVHGQVFRYGFVLDVFVQNGLLALYAKCGQIGNARVVFNRLCDRTIVSWTSIISGYAQNGEAMEALRLFDQMRKTDVKPDWIALVSILRAYTDVDDLEQGRSLHGCVIKMGLEDEPDLHISLIALYAKCGQVTIARSFFDQMETNNVIMWNAMISGYAKNGHAEEAVQLFHDMIRRNIRPDSVTVRSAVLACAQVGSVELAQWMDDYVTASKYRTDIFVNTTLIDMYAKCGSVEFARRVFDRTSEKDVVVWSAMIMGYGLHGQGWEAICLYQAMKQAGVCPNDVTFIGLLTACNHSGLVKQGWELFHCMRDFGIEPRNEHYSCVVDLLGRAGYLDRAFAFVMTMPIEPGVSVWGALLSACKIHRHVMMGEYAANKLFSLDPYNTGHYVQLSNLYASSRMWDCVARVRVLMKEKGLNKDLGFSLIEINGKLQAFHVGDKSHPRTEEIFNELQRLEKRLNEIGFVPHTDSVLHDLNYEEKEENLCVHSERIAIAYGLISTAPGTTLRIIKNLRACINCHAAIKLISKLVQREIIVRDSNRFHHFKDGLCSCGDYW, via the coding sequence ATGGTGTCTCAGTTTCAGCAATCATCGTGTGTTATTGCTACAAATTACCAAAAGTTTAAATCTTTTGAAATACCCAAATGCTTGTTCTTCCTCAATTTTCTCAaacatttttgttcttcacctgcACTTGCCTTCGAAGAACCTTGTGTTAAGATTGATCCTAGCTTCAATTCGGACTCTTTCTATGCTTCTCTTATTGATAATTCAACACACAGGAACCAATTGAATCAGATACATTGCCAGTTATATGTCTCGGGGTTGCAGCATAAGGGGTTTCTCATGACAAAACTTGTTAATGGAAGTTCAAATATTGGAGAAGTTTGTTATGCACGCAAGGTGTTCGATGAATTTTGCCATCCGGATGTGTTTATGTGGAATGCTATTATTAGGAGTTATTCGAGAAGCAACATGTTTAGGGAGAGCCTTGAAATGTATAGCCGGATGAGATCGGCAGGGGTGCATCCAGATTGCTACACTTTTCCTTATGTGCTCAAAGCTTGTACTGAGTTATCGGATTTCGGTTTGAGCCGGTTAGTTCATGGTCAGGTGTTCAGATATGGGTTTGTTTTGGATGTGTTTGTGCAGAATGGCCTTTTGGCGTTGTATGCTAAATGTGGTCAAATTGGTAATGCAAGAGTAGTGTTTAATAGGTTGTGTGATAGAACTATTGTTTCATGGACTTCGATCATTTCTGGATATGCGCAGAATGGGGAAGCTATGGAAGCTTTGAGATTGTTTGATCAAATGAGAAAAACCGATGTGAAACCAGATTGGATTGCTCTGGTAAGCATTCTGAGGGCTTATACTGATGTGGATGACCTGGAGCAAGGAAGATCTCTTCATGGTTGTGTCATCAAAATGGGTCTTGAAGATGAGCCCGATTTGCATATTTCGCTTATAGCATTGTATGCAAAATGTGGTCAGGTGACAATTGCAAGATCTTTTTTTGATCAAATGGAGACGAATAATGTGATTATGTGGAATGCAATGATATCTGGTTATGCAAAAAATGGTCATGCCGAGGAAGCAGTACAATTATTTCACGACATGATCAGAAGAAATATACGACCAGATTCTGTCACTGTTAGATCTGCAGTCTTAGCTTGTGCACAAGTTGGTTCCGTTGAATTAGCACAATGGATGGATGACTATGTTACTGCGAGTAAATATAGAACTGACATCTTTGTTAACACCACCCTCATAGACATGTATGCAAAATGTGGAAGTGTAGAATTTGCTCGCAGGGTATTCGATCGTACATCTGAAAAGGATGTTGTTGTCTGGAGTGCAATGATTATGGGATATGGATTACACGGTCAAGGCTGGGAAGCGATTTGTCTTTACCAAGCAATGAAACAAGCAGGGGTTTGTCCAAATGATGTCACCTTTATCGGGCTTCTCACAGCATGCAATCATTCTGGCCTTGTAAAACAGGGTTGGGAGCTGTTCCATTGCATGAGAGACTTCGGAATTGAGCCTCGCAATGAGCATTATTCATGTGTGGTTGACCTCTTGGGGCGCGCAGGTTATCTAGACAGAGCTTTTGCTTTTGTCATGACAATGCCAATTGAACCTGGTGTGAGTGTTTGGGGAGCACTTCTGAGTGCATGCAAGATCCATCGCCATGTAATGATGGGAGAATATGCAGCAAACAAGCTATTCTCATTGGATCCTTATAACACAGGACACTATGTACAACTCTCTAATCTTTATGCTTCCTCGCGTATGTGGGATTGCGTTGCACGTGTTCGTGTTCTTATGAAGGAAAAAGGGTTAAATAAAGACCTTGGATTCAGTTTAATTGAAATCAATGGGAAACTGCAGGCATTTCATGTAGGCGACAAGTCGCATCCAAGGACCGAGGAAATCTTCAATGAGCTTCAGAGATTGGAGAAAAGGTTGAACGAGATTGGGTTTGTCCCTCATACAGATTCTGTTCTGCATGATCTGAATTATGAAGAGAAGGAGGAGAATCTTTGTGTTCATAGTGAGAGGATTGCAATTGCTTATGGGCTAATTAGTACTGCTCCTGGAACGACGCTTAGAATCATAAAGAATCTTAGAGCATGTATAAACTGTCATGCAGCAATAAAGCTTATATCAAAGCTTGTTCAAAGAGAGATCATTGTAAGGGATTCAAATAGGTTTCATCATTTTAAGGATGGTTTGTGTTCATGTGGAGACTATTGGTGA